The following coding sequences are from one Triticum aestivum cultivar Chinese Spring chromosome 5A, IWGSC CS RefSeq v2.1, whole genome shotgun sequence window:
- the LOC123101870 gene encoding uncharacterized protein: MHFHTTFEPWILLSKQLGFEVWGPKIVKRYQRETIAMCLKDGVLPNNWNLITFSVGLLECATHDNHLWGARVLDTFTRKGIPIRQELLSSSQAIKNLFDVVGLTRTDNPETRERATRIVADLASELRITQFPDALRCICYLLESCNHYSDPEVAHLLGNFEQTLDKTTCKVSVETFEHSHHQEDAHLSLPITEQTNQKHLPSDEFSKIKSWIQTMMYEINKFITPQWDRYFGDKYHYSYVSKGTKELISQGLVILERLTQDEDNCTEIIRHQRLLSKITLPLCYQDLLGHRWDHTWAEMLRRSLTVLSRLIRGGPREDSTRLRHDMFRNTIVIRNLMRILEVDCEGAFSELRVQAIEILTELAYVDSFRKLAFDQSTSMTEMFVKTLRRIFLEDRDGDTIVAKYDEDKDTRARTKAGEALARLLRAPSARDNTDALISATNVDIVDLLPMQDVDVVDLLPKQDVINLLTKVVGQILSTKAKNSAHVAAQTGATNSNCHIQSQTQKIPAARQSSTQGYEEESESRNKLATMLSLTVAICNNNAISGDDFTRGTPEEAHGDSRNKHGYHD; the protein is encoded by the exons ATGCATTTTCATACTACATTTGAGCCATGGATATTGCTGAGCAAACAATTAGGATTTGAGGTTTGGGGTCCCAAAATTGTTAAGAGATACCAGAGAGAAACCATTGCCATGTGTCTTAAGGATGGGGTATTGCCCAACAACTGGAACTTGATTACATTCAGTGTTGGCTTGCTAGAGTGTGCAACTCACGATAACCATCTTTGGGGAGCAAGGGTCTTAGACACTTTCACTAGGAAAGGTATACCTATAAGACAGGAGCTACTATCTTCAAGCCAAGCAATTAAAAATCTGTTCGACGTGGTTGGCCTGACAAGAACAGATAACCCTGAGACAAGAGAGCGTGCCACAAGGATTGTAGCAGATCTAGCCAGTGAGCTCCGTATAACCCAGTTTCCAGATGCGCTGAGATGCATATGCTATTTACTTGAAAGCTGCAATCATTATAGTGATCCAGAAGTTGCCCATCTATTGGGGAATTTTGAGCAAACTCTTGACAAAACTACCTGCAAGGTGTCAGTAGAAACCTTCGAGCATAGTCACCATCAAGAAGATGCCCACTTGTCTTTGCCGATCACCGAGCAAACTAACCAAAAACATCTACCATCAGATGAGTTTTCCAAGATAAAATCATGGATTCAAACAATGATGTATGAAATAAATAAGTTCATAACTCCTCAATGGGATAGATATTTTGGAGATAAGTATCACTACTCCTATGTATCGAAAGGAACCAAAGAACTGATCTCTCAAGGCCTGGTGATTCTTGAGAGGCTCACACAAGATGAAGACAACTGTACTGAGATAATCAGACACCAAAGGCTCCTCTCTAAGATCACGTTACCATTGTGCTACCAGGACCTCCTCGGCCATCGATGGGACCATACATGGGCTGAGATGCTAAGGAGGTCACTCACAGTTCTGAGCAGGCTTATCAGAGGTGGACCTAGAGAGGACAGCACAAGGCTGCGCCATGATATGTTCCGCAACACGATAGTAATCCGCAATTTGATGCGTATTTTGGAGGTTGACTGTGAAGGTGCCTTCTCGGAACTACGTGTACAAGCAATAGAAATTCTTACTGAGCTAGCCTATGTTGATTCCTTTAGAAAGCTAGCTTTTGATCAATCTACAAGCATGACAGAAATGTTTGTCAAGACACTGCGGCGCATCTTCCTTGAGGATAGGGATGGCGACACTATAGTGGCAAAATATGACGAAGACAAGGACACAAGAGCGAGGACAAAAGCAGGGGAAGCACTGGCCAGATTGCTTCGAGCCCCAAGTGCAAGAGATAACACTGATGCGCTGATTTCTGCCACAAATGTTGATATTGTTGATTTACTTCCCATGCAAGATGTTGATGTTGTTGATCTACTTCCCAAGCAAGACGTGATCAATCTGTTGACCAAG GTTGTTGGTCAAATACTATCTACTAAAGCAAAAAACTCTGCACATGTGGCAGCACAGACTGGTGCAACGAATAGTAATTGTCATATACAAAGCCAGActcaaaaaattcctgctgcaagaCAGTCTTCCACTCAGGGATATGAAGAAGAGTCCGAGAGCAGAAACAAGTTAGCCACCATGCTATCTCTTACTGTGGCAATATGCAACAACAATGCAATCAGTGGAGATGATTTTACTCGTGGCACTCCTGAAGAAGCTCATGGAGATAGTAGAAACAAACATGGATACCACGACTGA
- the LOC123106191 gene encoding uncharacterized protein isoform X2, with protein sequence MGDVSTIQRPPGAAAKGDQVGELVSAGWTNDTHNMYISSMEASFMQQLRGQQQHHHHAAPDRNMTHVGAGHGLKPHQEGASDNAGAERNVSRSRDVGARGLPEDPWARRFKPRDSAMNRRGDGVGASDGESGTDTVQGAVPKHGREVVSCVGGNLVDKTSEEVSGQNFPEDEVHSAAQPSKSCKKRRPASSTAAGSFISMLGDKRW encoded by the exons ATGGGGGACGTGTCCACGATTCAACGCCCGCCCGGCGCTGCCGCCAAG ggTGATCAGGTTGGAGAGCTGGTGTCGGCCGGATGGACCAACGACACCCACAACATGTACATCAGCTCCATGGAGGCATCCTTCATGCAGCAGCTCCGTGgccagcagcagcaccaccaccacgccgctccTGACAGGAACATGACCCATGTGGGTGCTGGCCATGGGCTCAAGCCACACCAAGAGGGAGCTTCAGATAACGCCGGGGCCGAGAGGAACGTCTCTCGCTCGCGTGATGTGGGCGCAAGAGGCCTGCCTGAGGATCCGTGGGCAAGGCGTTTCAAGCCACGCGATTCTGCTATGAATCGTCGTGGTGATGGGGTTGGTGCTTCTGATGGTGAATCGGGTACTGATACGGTTCAAGGGGCGGTTCCGAAGCATGGAAGAGAAGTGGTCAGTTGCGTTGGAGGAAATCTTGTTGACAAAACCTCAG AAGAAGTCTCTGGTCAAAACTTTCCTGAAGATGAGGTTCATTCCGCTGCTCAGCCAAGCAAATCGTGCAAGAAAAGGAGGCCTGCCTCTTCCACTGCTGCAGGTTCTTTCATCTCGATGCTCGGCGACAAGCGGTGGTGA
- the LOC123106191 gene encoding uncharacterized protein isoform X3 has protein sequence MGDVSTIQRPPGAAAKQGDQVGELVSAGWTNDTHNMYISSMEASFMQQLRGQQQHHHHAAPDRNMTHVGAGHGLKPHQEGASDNAGAERNVSRSRDVGARGLPEDPWARRFKPRDSAMNRRGDGVGASDGESGTDTVQGAVPKHGREVVSCVGGNLVDKTSEVSGQNFPEDEVHSAAQPSKSCKKRRPASSTAAGSFISMLGDKRW, from the exons ATGGGGGACGTGTCCACGATTCAACGCCCGCCCGGCGCTGCCGCCAAG cagggTGATCAGGTTGGAGAGCTGGTGTCGGCCGGATGGACCAACGACACCCACAACATGTACATCAGCTCCATGGAGGCATCCTTCATGCAGCAGCTCCGTGgccagcagcagcaccaccaccacgccgctccTGACAGGAACATGACCCATGTGGGTGCTGGCCATGGGCTCAAGCCACACCAAGAGGGAGCTTCAGATAACGCCGGGGCCGAGAGGAACGTCTCTCGCTCGCGTGATGTGGGCGCAAGAGGCCTGCCTGAGGATCCGTGGGCAAGGCGTTTCAAGCCACGCGATTCTGCTATGAATCGTCGTGGTGATGGGGTTGGTGCTTCTGATGGTGAATCGGGTACTGATACGGTTCAAGGGGCGGTTCCGAAGCATGGAAGAGAAGTGGTCAGTTGCGTTGGAGGAAATCTTGTTGACAAAACCTCAG AAGTCTCTGGTCAAAACTTTCCTGAAGATGAGGTTCATTCCGCTGCTCAGCCAAGCAAATCGTGCAAGAAAAGGAGGCCTGCCTCTTCCACTGCTGCAGGTTCTTTCATCTCGATGCTCGGCGACAAGCGGTGGTGA
- the LOC123106191 gene encoding uncharacterized protein isoform X1 — MGDVSTIQRPPGAAAKQGDQVGELVSAGWTNDTHNMYISSMEASFMQQLRGQQQHHHHAAPDRNMTHVGAGHGLKPHQEGASDNAGAERNVSRSRDVGARGLPEDPWARRFKPRDSAMNRRGDGVGASDGESGTDTVQGAVPKHGREVVSCVGGNLVDKTSEEVSGQNFPEDEVHSAAQPSKSCKKRRPASSTAAGSFISMLGDKRW, encoded by the exons ATGGGGGACGTGTCCACGATTCAACGCCCGCCCGGCGCTGCCGCCAAG cagggTGATCAGGTTGGAGAGCTGGTGTCGGCCGGATGGACCAACGACACCCACAACATGTACATCAGCTCCATGGAGGCATCCTTCATGCAGCAGCTCCGTGgccagcagcagcaccaccaccacgccgctccTGACAGGAACATGACCCATGTGGGTGCTGGCCATGGGCTCAAGCCACACCAAGAGGGAGCTTCAGATAACGCCGGGGCCGAGAGGAACGTCTCTCGCTCGCGTGATGTGGGCGCAAGAGGCCTGCCTGAGGATCCGTGGGCAAGGCGTTTCAAGCCACGCGATTCTGCTATGAATCGTCGTGGTGATGGGGTTGGTGCTTCTGATGGTGAATCGGGTACTGATACGGTTCAAGGGGCGGTTCCGAAGCATGGAAGAGAAGTGGTCAGTTGCGTTGGAGGAAATCTTGTTGACAAAACCTCAG AAGAAGTCTCTGGTCAAAACTTTCCTGAAGATGAGGTTCATTCCGCTGCTCAGCCAAGCAAATCGTGCAAGAAAAGGAGGCCTGCCTCTTCCACTGCTGCAGGTTCTTTCATCTCGATGCTCGGCGACAAGCGGTGGTGA